TCAGGCCTCCAGTGCCCTCCTCGCGCTGACCCAGGTGGCCAGCCTCTGTACCTTTAGTTTCCAGGAACCTACCCACCCCCTCATTCCCTTTGGGCTCTTGCCTCTCATTTCCCCCTCCGGAGCCTGGCTTGGCTACCAGCCCTGAGTCAGAGACTCTcgccctcccccctgccccaagcTAGTTTGAAAGCACCTTTCTGGGCCTGGGGTAGCTTCTCTGGTGAAAGAAATTCCAGGATTGcatcagggaggagagagaggctgggaCGTTTGGTGCAGGTGGGGCGTCTGGGCTGGGGTTGGCGAGGTTGAGGTCAGGATGCCTCTCCCTGCAGGGGATCCCTCGGTCATGTGGCATTCTCTGTCTTCCTGATGATCAAGGAACGTCAGCCCGTGACCCCCAGAAACCTAGAAATTCAGGTGGCATGCAGAAATTCCCGTTACGGGACACAGTCTGCCTTGTCAGCCAAGGAGGCAGATTTCCAGGCATGCCCGCAGCCCTTCCCTTCCTCAGACTCTGGGGgtcccggcccccagcccctgtCACCCAGTTCATCAGACCCCTGTCCCCGTGATTCCTCAGACTCGGGAGTCTGGAAGGACCCCCCTATTGCATCATCCGTTCAGCCCGATCTGGCCACCGTGGAATCCTAGCTCCTGCCAAGTGGGTCAAATAGCATGGGTCAGGTGTGGGGAAGGTGATTGGGCGGGTCTGTCTGGATATAAATTTTGGAGCTCCTGCATCCATTCGAAGAGACCTGCGTATTCTGTTCAGCTGGGAATCCACGTGCAAGAGGACCCAGGCGTTCAGGCTAAACAGTGGTCCGTGGATCTGCTCACCCAGACAGCCAGGCTCTGAAACAGAATCTATACCATTGCGCTCGTCAAACCCCAGACCCCAGATCTCGCCTGAGGACGTGAGCCATTGATGGGCTGGGACGAGGCCAGGTCGGAGCAGCTGGGGCTGTGGGTCCCTGTGCTGGCTGTCCTTTTGCTGGAAGCTTGCCAGGCACACCCTATCCCTGactccagccccctcctccaaTTCGGAGGCCAAGTTCGACAGCGGTACCTGTACACGGACGATGCCCAGGAGACAGAGGCCCACCTAGAGATCAGGGCTGATGGCACAGTGGTGGGGGCTGCCCGCCGCAGCCCAGAAAGTGAGTGTGTAGACCAGGGcctggtctgagggaggaggggccggaggcccggacccctgggtctgaggaaggAGAACACTGAGGCACGGCagtcctgggtctgagggaggagggcttGGGGGCCTGGATTCCCGGGTCTAAGAGAGAGGGGCCTGGGCAggggccctctgagtccccgaCCACTTTCTCCCCTCAGGTCTCTTGGAGCTGAAAGCCCTGAAACCGGGGGTCATTCAAATCCTGGGAGTGAAAACATCTAGGTTCCTGTGCCAGGGCCCAGATGGGACACTGTACGGATCGGTGAGTTTCCGGGGTCCCCCTCCTTGTGCCCCACCCTTCCTCCTGTCATCTTCGCCCATCTGGGGTACCAGGTCTGGCACCTGGGGCCTGGGCCAGGCTTGGTCCTGTGCTCTCCACGTGCCCCCATCAGGCCAGCACCCCTGCATGTGGGAGCTGACCTTGTCAATGTTTAtaagacgaggaaactgaggcttacacaGGGACAGGCCAGGTGCGAGTCACGAGGCCTGTGAATGACAGAGTGGCCTGAGAGGCTGAGTCTTGTGACTCCGAACCCCTGGTGGCCACATGGGCTCCTACATGTCCTGTTCCTGCTGGGCTCAGGGTTGCTCTGAGGACCCATGGCCTGTAAAGTGACCATGACCCCTGGGTGGAAGCCAGACTCCCCTGTCTGGACTCAGAGAGCCTCGACTGGTCCCTGCGCTGGAGTATTCCTCTCTGTGAAGTGGGGACGGGGAGGTGGGCCTTGCAGGACGGCCCAGGGGTGaaggaggagcctgcttctgttTGTGTCCCAGAGGAGAGGGCTGGGGCCCTGGACTCTggatctgagggaggaggggctcccCCAGCTCCCTTGGAGTGTCTGGACTCCTGTATCCTGTTGGAAGAGAGCACTCTGTGGTCTGAAAGAAGAGAGAGCTGGGGCcctggacccctgggtctgagAGGGGCGGGTGCTGGGGTGCTGTACGCCTGGGTCCTGCAGCAGAACGGTGTGCAGGAAT
This genomic window from Ursus arctos isolate Adak ecotype North America unplaced genomic scaffold, UrsArc2.0 scaffold_19, whole genome shotgun sequence contains:
- the FGF21 gene encoding fibroblast growth factor 21 produces the protein MGWDEARSEQLGLWVPVLAVLLLEACQAHPIPDSSPLLQFGGQVRQRYLYTDDAQETEAHLEIRADGTVVGAARRSPESLLELKALKPGVIQILGVKTSRFLCQGPDGTLYGSLHFDPVACSFRELLLEDGYNIYHSETLGLPLRLPAHNSPYRDLAPRGPARFLPLPGLLPVPPDPPGILGPEPPDVGSSDPLSMVGPSQGRSPSYAS